From a region of the Vicingus serpentipes genome:
- a CDS encoding 3-oxoacid CoA-transferase subunit B encodes MALDKTGIAKRIAQELRDGWYVNLGIGIPTLVANFVNKDITVEFQSENGILGMGPFPFDGEEDADMINAGKQTVTLQPGASIFDSATSFAMIRGQHVQLTVLGAMEVAQNGDIANWKIPGMMVKGMGGAMDLVASAKNIIVAMMHTNKKGESKLLKACSLPLTGVGCVTKVVTNLAVLDIKDGAFHLVERAPGVSVEEIQAATEGTLIIPDHVPEMKLD; translated from the coding sequence ATGGCTTTAGATAAAACAGGAATTGCAAAGAGAATTGCACAAGAATTAAGAGATGGTTGGTATGTAAATTTAGGAATAGGCATTCCTACATTGGTTGCCAACTTTGTAAATAAAGATATTACAGTAGAATTCCAATCAGAAAATGGAATTTTAGGTATGGGGCCTTTTCCATTTGATGGGGAAGAAGATGCAGACATGATTAATGCAGGAAAACAAACTGTTACCCTTCAGCCAGGGGCTTCTATTTTCGACTCAGCAACAAGTTTTGCAATGATTAGAGGGCAGCATGTTCAATTAACTGTATTAGGAGCAATGGAAGTAGCTCAAAATGGAGATATTGCCAATTGGAAAATACCAGGAATGATGGTAAAAGGAATGGGGGGTGCTATGGATTTAGTCGCTTCTGCAAAAAACATTATTGTTGCCATGATGCACACCAATAAAAAAGGAGAAAGCAAACTTTTAAAAGCATGCTCGTTACCTTTAACTGGTGTTGGTTGTGTAACTAAAGTAGTTACAAATTTAGCTGTTTTAGACATTAAAGATGGTGCTTTTCATTTAGTTGAACGTGCGCCTGGAGTAAGCGTAGAAGAAATACAAGCAGCTACAGAAGGAACCCTGATTATTCCTGACCATGTGCCAGAAATGAAGTTGGATTAG
- a CDS encoding YfhO family protein gives MLGIVLVSLWQISFFVYISKWDNIDAYLPYRYFISDYLWNGHFPFWNSFQQLGTPVYSDLQSGAWYPITWLLILFGKYNITSLSLEIISCYIIAGLGFFKLSNYIHQNKKVALLLGLSYALSGFMVGSSQLLPFLIGLAWLPWIIYSSLCFFNEIKYKYAVLLATFMALCTTGASPNFIIVLAYFLFFMFCFYIYKYRKDKNKMYKLILGSFISLGCSIILLLPYLNAFYEFSPYFNRLEKLEYARIESSNSFTISEYISFLYPFSVISNAEIFKHTDLTLRNGYFGLIALIFLASSVFSYKSKYFKPLVFIALLSLLLAAGAHTSFYKFIYKLPYLAVFRHPSFYRAYFILSCLLLAGFSMNNFFNNTFSQKKINLIILGFFTVNLIILLVSITQSSSGEISSILTKLISAEENFEGTLYSHIAINSVIVLILLSLWWLLTKKTNYFFATAIILVLDLFIQTQLSVPKTVTNKISYSVVKDYFNKLPKEINQDVVYSKLNDNSLTENFVKIDGFWRNLSTLNKTISFKGYNPLKFREFEKSEDDGRLDEAISHNILYFENSELTPKNINIGYNSFSGEIETLKEEKIILNQNYHHLWSANLDGETLEINPYNNLTMVIEIPEKSNGKLQLEFKSPRTKYAIIISLLGYVLVIAFLLKNKE, from the coding sequence TTGCTAGGCATAGTGTTGGTTTCTTTATGGCAAATCTCCTTTTTTGTTTATATTAGTAAGTGGGATAATATTGATGCTTACTTGCCTTACCGTTATTTTATTAGTGATTATTTATGGAACGGGCACTTTCCTTTTTGGAATTCATTTCAACAACTAGGAACACCTGTTTATTCAGATTTGCAAAGTGGTGCTTGGTATCCTATTACATGGCTATTAATTTTATTTGGCAAGTACAATATTACCTCGTTGTCACTTGAGATAATCTCTTGCTATATTATTGCAGGATTAGGTTTTTTTAAATTAAGTAATTACATACACCAAAACAAAAAAGTAGCTTTATTATTAGGTCTTTCTTATGCCTTGTCTGGTTTTATGGTTGGGTCATCACAACTTTTGCCTTTTTTAATTGGTTTAGCTTGGCTTCCTTGGATTATTTATAGCAGCTTATGCTTTTTTAATGAGATTAAATATAAGTACGCCGTTTTATTAGCAACATTTATGGCTTTATGTACTACTGGCGCAAGCCCAAACTTTATAATAGTTCTTGCTTATTTTTTATTTTTTATGTTTTGTTTTTATATCTATAAATACAGAAAGGATAAAAACAAAATGTACAAACTTATTTTAGGTAGCTTTATTAGTCTTGGGTGTTCGATCATACTTTTATTACCCTACCTAAATGCTTTTTATGAGTTTTCGCCTTATTTTAACCGATTAGAAAAATTGGAGTATGCCAGAATTGAAAGTTCTAATTCATTTACTATTTCCGAATACATTTCATTCTTATATCCTTTTTCTGTAATCTCAAATGCAGAAATTTTTAAACATACAGACTTAACTTTAAGGAATGGATACTTCGGTTTGATTGCATTGATTTTTTTGGCCTCTTCTGTTTTTTCTTACAAAAGCAAATATTTTAAACCATTAGTTTTTATTGCTCTTTTGTCTTTATTATTAGCAGCTGGGGCTCATACTTCCTTTTATAAGTTTATTTACAAATTACCTTATTTAGCCGTTTTTAGACACCCTTCTTTTTATAGAGCATACTTTATATTATCCTGTCTTTTGTTAGCTGGATTTTCCATGAATAACTTTTTTAACAACACTTTTTCTCAAAAAAAAATTAACTTAATAATCCTTGGTTTTTTCACAGTCAATCTTATAATTTTATTGGTATCAATAACTCAATCTTCTTCAGGAGAAATTTCATCAATATTGACTAAATTAATCTCTGCAGAAGAAAATTTTGAAGGAACACTCTACAGCCACATAGCTATTAATAGCGTAATAGTTTTAATTTTATTAAGCCTATGGTGGCTTTTAACAAAAAAGACAAATTATTTTTTCGCCACAGCAATAATTTTGGTGCTCGACTTATTTATTCAAACACAACTTTCTGTACCTAAAACTGTCACGAACAAAATAAGTTATTCAGTTGTGAAAGATTATTTTAATAAATTACCCAAAGAAATAAATCAAGATGTTGTTTATTCAAAATTAAATGATAATTCTCTAACAGAAAATTTTGTCAAAATAGATGGCTTTTGGAGAAACTTATCTACTCTTAATAAAACTATCTCTTTTAAGGGTTATAACCCATTAAAATTTCGTGAGTTTGAAAAATCAGAAGATGATGGCAGACTAGATGAAGCAATATCTCACAATATTCTATATTTTGAAAATTCAGAACTAACCCCCAAGAATATTAATATTGGTTATAATTCTTTTAGTGGAGAGATAGAAACTCTAAAAGAAGAAAAAATTATTCTAAACCAGAACTATCACCATCTATGGTCCGCAAATTTGGATGGTGAAACATTAGAAATAAACCCTTATAATAATTTAACAATGGTTATTGAAATTCCAGAAAAATCTAATGGAAAGCTTCAATTGGAATTTAAATCTCCCCGAACAAAATATGCTATAATTATAAGCTTATTAGGTTATGTTTTGGTAATTGCTTTTTTACTTAAAAACAAAGAATAA
- a CDS encoding DNA polymerase III subunit yields the protein MQFKEIVGHSEVKKRLIATVNEGRISHAQLFLGGEGSGNLPMAIAYAQYIACENKSDNDSCGNCSSCVKFEKLAHPDLHFVFPVATNKSIKKDPVSSKFINEWRELVIEKKGYFTLPDLQEKLATENKQLIIPKDESVEILKTLSLKTYEAEYKTMIIWYPEKFNISSANKLLKILEEPPNKTLFILVAHDSEQIIPTILSRTQLVKVDKIKDADLISVLTDKFNLTENQATSITSFADGNFVTAQKIIEESSAEEFFYSHFTKWMRMGFVADVPGLINFSEESSKLGREKQKQFLSYSLHIFRESLIQNYGDTSLNRVSSNENKFLEKFAPFIHGANCIDIIELFNDAIYHIERNANPKILFLDVSLKLTKLLRVKQPEIS from the coding sequence ATGCAATTTAAAGAAATAGTTGGACATAGTGAAGTAAAAAAAAGACTAATCGCTACTGTGAATGAGGGACGAATTAGTCATGCTCAATTATTTTTAGGTGGAGAAGGAAGTGGAAATTTGCCGATGGCTATTGCTTATGCGCAATACATTGCTTGCGAAAACAAATCAGATAATGATTCTTGTGGCAATTGTAGTTCATGTGTAAAGTTTGAAAAATTAGCTCATCCCGATTTACATTTTGTTTTTCCAGTTGCAACAAACAAATCGATAAAAAAAGACCCTGTAAGCTCAAAATTTATTAATGAATGGCGAGAATTAGTTATAGAAAAAAAAGGGTACTTTACTTTGCCTGATTTACAAGAAAAATTAGCAACAGAAAACAAACAATTAATTATTCCGAAAGACGAAAGTGTTGAAATTTTAAAAACACTTAGCCTAAAAACGTACGAGGCGGAATACAAAACAATGATTATTTGGTATCCAGAAAAATTCAATATAAGTTCTGCAAATAAGTTATTAAAAATTCTTGAAGAACCACCAAATAAAACATTGTTCATTCTTGTTGCCCACGATTCAGAACAAATAATACCAACTATTCTTTCAAGAACTCAATTGGTAAAAGTGGACAAAATAAAAGACGCTGATTTAATTTCTGTACTTACCGATAAGTTTAATTTAACAGAAAATCAAGCAACAAGTATTACAAGTTTTGCTGACGGGAACTTTGTTACAGCTCAAAAAATAATTGAAGAATCTAGTGCAGAAGAATTTTTCTACTCTCATTTTACAAAATGGATGAGAATGGGGTTTGTTGCAGATGTTCCTGGCTTAATTAATTTCTCTGAAGAAAGTTCGAAGCTTGGCCGAGAAAAGCAAAAGCAATTTTTAAGTTATTCTCTTCATATTTTTAGAGAAAGTTTAATTCAAAATTATGGCGATACTTCATTAAACAGAGTTTCTTCAAATGAAAATAAATTTTTAGAAAAATTTGCTCCTTTTATTCATGGGGCAAATTGCATTGATATTATTGAATTATTCAACGACGCCATCTACCACATTGAAAGAAATGCTAATCCCAAAATATTATTTCTCGATGTTTCGTTAAAGCTTACCAAGCTATTAAGGGTTAAACAACCTGAAATTTCTTAA
- a CDS encoding dihydrofolate reductase family protein, protein MKNKVFIATSIDGYIADKNGKIDWLHSIPNPENNDMGYAAFISKVDALVMGRTTFETICNFDIEWPFQKPVFVLSNSLTNLPIKYSGKAELLLGSITEILEKIHSKGFFNLYIDGGKTIQNFLKEDLIDEMTITTIPYLLGGGTPLFTEMPKKLDFECIHSKIYLEKIVQNFYIRKR, encoded by the coding sequence ATGAAAAATAAAGTGTTTATTGCAACTAGTATAGATGGTTACATTGCTGATAAAAATGGTAAAATAGACTGGTTACACTCTATTCCAAACCCAGAAAATAATGATATGGGTTATGCCGCTTTTATATCTAAAGTTGATGCCCTAGTTATGGGTAGAACTACATTTGAAACAATATGCAATTTCGATATTGAATGGCCTTTTCAAAAACCCGTTTTTGTATTAAGTAATAGTCTCACCAACTTGCCAATAAAGTATTCGGGCAAAGCCGAGCTTTTATTGGGTTCTATAACTGAAATTCTAGAAAAAATTCATAGTAAAGGCTTTTTTAATCTTTACATCGATGGAGGAAAAACAATCCAAAATTTTCTAAAGGAAGATTTAATTGATGAAATGACCATAACTACAATTCCTTATTTGTTAGGAGGAGGAACTCCTTTGTTTACAGAAATGCCTAAAAAATTAGATTTTGAATGTATTCATTCTAAAATCTACTTAGAAAAAATTGTTCAAAATTTTTATATAAGAAAAAGATAG
- a CDS encoding transglycosylase domain-containing protein, whose amino-acid sequence MTKKQDNKQNVFKWVILTWGIVVVLPFFIFFTTMWAAKTGSLGFDPLPSLEELENPKSNLASEIFTADGKMIGKYFKENRTNVKFEELSPFLVDALIATEDERFRSHSGIDFRGLMRAVVNLGSAGGASTITQQLAKMMFNEPAKSKLQRIGQKLQEWILAVELEKRYTKNEIIVMYYNKFDFIYNAVGIKSASNVYFNKNPKDLNIEEAAVLVGMAKNPSLYNPKRFPENAMKRREVVFAQMKRSELVSKEEYDSLRVLPLTLDYKIVDHKEGIAPYFRETLRLRLQDLLDSKDEDGNYIYSKKDGTPYNIYKDGLKIHTTINSRMQKYAEWAIEEYIAKTLQKQFNKHLSRVRTKRYPYDGSHKGISEKQYASIMESAMINTPRYRILAGQECENCGRRGKTIKKEGDFYVCQAEDCGNKRKVFPLDSIPSVFDKKIKMEVFSHQGEIDTLLSPNDSLKYYKTFLHAGLMSVDPHTGYIKAWVGGVNYQNFAYDHVTSTRQVGSTFKPFVYSTAIQNGYSPCHEVTDTKYTFHKGEFGLLKDWTPSNSDGSSGCNVSLKYALANSMNTITAWIMKQFGPQAVIDQARAMGITSHLDPVPSLCLGVADISVYEMVGANASMANKGVWIEPSMYTRIEDKHGNVIVDFKPKTNEAMSEETAYVMLDLMKGVVDGEYNKCTGDLRKSKGKSPMYTSGTGMRLRGSVSESRPYVGHRYPIAGKTGTTQNNSDGWFMGITPDLVTGVWVGADERAIRFATTDMGQGANTALPVWGYYMQKVKADKKLNYPDKDFEKPEKPLVIELDCVKYNLGNSVGGGYNDDVPY is encoded by the coding sequence ATGACTAAAAAACAAGATAACAAGCAAAATGTTTTCAAGTGGGTTATTCTTACTTGGGGTATAGTAGTTGTGCTGCCATTCTTTATTTTTTTTACAACTATGTGGGCTGCAAAAACAGGCTCGTTAGGTTTTGATCCTCTTCCATCATTAGAAGAATTAGAAAACCCTAAAAGTAATCTTGCGTCAGAAATATTTACTGCCGATGGCAAGATGATTGGTAAATATTTTAAAGAAAATAGAACTAATGTTAAGTTCGAAGAGTTATCTCCATTTTTAGTAGACGCATTAATTGCTACTGAAGACGAACGTTTTAGAAGTCATTCTGGAATAGATTTTAGAGGTTTAATGAGGGCTGTTGTAAATTTAGGTAGTGCTGGTGGGGCTAGCACAATTACCCAACAATTAGCAAAAATGATGTTTAATGAACCTGCTAAAAGTAAATTACAACGAATTGGGCAAAAATTACAGGAATGGATATTAGCAGTTGAATTAGAGAAACGTTACACTAAAAACGAAATTATTGTAATGTATTACAACAAGTTCGATTTTATTTATAATGCTGTTGGTATTAAATCAGCTAGTAATGTTTACTTCAATAAAAACCCTAAAGATTTAAATATTGAAGAAGCTGCAGTTTTAGTTGGTATGGCTAAAAATCCTTCCTTATATAATCCAAAACGTTTTCCAGAAAATGCAATGAAACGAAGAGAAGTTGTATTTGCTCAAATGAAGAGAAGTGAATTAGTTTCAAAAGAAGAATATGATTCTTTAAGGGTTCTACCTCTCACTTTAGATTATAAAATTGTTGACCACAAGGAAGGAATTGCTCCTTATTTTAGAGAAACCCTTCGTTTAAGACTTCAAGATTTATTAGACTCTAAAGATGAAGATGGAAATTATATTTACTCTAAAAAAGACGGTACGCCTTATAACATTTATAAAGATGGTTTAAAAATTCACACCACAATCAATTCAAGAATGCAAAAATATGCAGAGTGGGCTATTGAAGAATACATTGCTAAAACCCTTCAAAAACAATTTAATAAACATTTATCAAGGGTTAGAACAAAACGCTATCCATATGATGGTAGTCATAAAGGAATATCGGAAAAACAATATGCTAGCATTATGGAATCAGCTATGATTAACACCCCTCGCTACCGAATATTAGCTGGACAAGAATGTGAAAATTGTGGTAGAAGAGGAAAAACAATTAAAAAAGAAGGCGATTTTTATGTTTGTCAAGCTGAAGATTGTGGTAATAAAAGAAAAGTATTCCCTTTAGATTCTATTCCTTCTGTTTTCGATAAAAAAATTAAAATGGAAGTATTTTCTCACCAAGGTGAAATTGACACTTTATTGTCTCCTAATGATTCTTTAAAATATTACAAAACCTTTTTACATGCTGGTTTAATGTCTGTTGACCCTCATACAGGATATATTAAGGCGTGGGTTGGAGGTGTTAACTACCAAAATTTTGCTTACGATCACGTAACTAGTACCAGACAAGTAGGTTCTACATTTAAGCCTTTTGTCTATTCTACAGCAATACAAAATGGATACTCTCCATGTCATGAAGTAACCGACACAAAATATACTTTTCATAAAGGAGAATTTGGGCTTTTAAAAGACTGGACACCCAGCAATTCTGATGGATCTAGTGGTTGTAATGTGTCGTTAAAATATGCTTTAGCAAACTCTATGAATACCATTACTGCTTGGATAATGAAACAATTTGGACCACAAGCAGTTATTGACCAAGCTAGAGCAATGGGAATTACAAGTCACCTTGACCCTGTACCTTCTCTATGTTTAGGGGTAGCAGATATTAGTGTTTATGAAATGGTTGGGGCAAACGCTTCTATGGCTAACAAAGGGGTTTGGATAGAGCCTAGCATGTACACGAGAATTGAAGATAAGCACGGAAATGTTATTGTAGATTTTAAACCAAAAACAAACGAAGCAATGAGCGAAGAAACTGCCTATGTAATGCTCGACTTGATGAAAGGTGTTGTAGATGGAGAATACAATAAATGTACTGGAGACTTAAGAAAATCGAAAGGGAAATCTCCGATGTATACTTCCGGAACAGGAATGAGACTTAGAGGTTCTGTTTCAGAATCAAGACCTTATGTTGGTCATAGATACCCAATTGCTGGTAAAACAGGTACCACTCAAAATAATTCTGATGGTTGGTTTATGGGTATTACTCCTGATTTAGTTACTGGCGTATGGGTTGGAGCTGATGAAAGAGCGATTCGTTTTGCAACTACAGATATGGGGCAGGGAGCCAACACAGCACTTCCTGTATGGGGTTATTACATGCAAAAAGTAAAAGCAGATAAAAAATTAAATTATCCTGATAAGGATTTTGAAAAACCTGAAAAACCATTGGTAATAGAATTGGATTGTGTAAAATACAATTTAGGAAACTCTGTTGGCGGTGGTTATAATGATGATGTACCATATTAA
- a CDS encoding CoA transferase subunit A, whose protein sequence is MAINKVVANAKEATKDIKDNMTLMLGGFGLCGIPENCISELVNMNVKGLTCISNNAGVDDFGLGLLLQKKQIKKMVSSYVGENDEFERQMLSGELEVDLIPQGSLAERCRAGGAGIPAFYTPAGYGTEVADGKEVRVYNGKPHILEEALTADFAIVKAWKGDTAGNLIYKATARNFNPMMAMAGKITIAEVEELVPEGELDPNFIHTPGIFVQRIFKGENYEKRIEQRTVRQKG, encoded by the coding sequence ATGGCAATAAACAAAGTAGTGGCAAATGCCAAAGAAGCAACAAAAGACATAAAAGACAACATGACATTAATGTTAGGTGGTTTTGGTTTATGTGGAATACCTGAAAACTGTATTAGTGAATTGGTTAACATGAATGTGAAAGGGTTAACTTGTATTTCAAACAATGCTGGTGTTGATGATTTTGGATTAGGTCTTTTATTGCAAAAAAAGCAAATAAAAAAAATGGTCTCTTCTTATGTTGGAGAGAACGATGAGTTTGAAAGACAAATGTTAAGTGGCGAACTTGAAGTTGATTTAATTCCCCAGGGATCTTTGGCTGAGAGATGTAGAGCTGGAGGCGCAGGAATTCCTGCATTTTATACTCCTGCAGGATACGGAACTGAAGTAGCTGACGGAAAAGAAGTAAGAGTATATAATGGAAAACCTCATATTTTAGAAGAAGCACTAACTGCTGACTTTGCAATTGTAAAAGCATGGAAAGGAGACACAGCAGGAAATTTAATTTACAAAGCTACTGCACGAAACTTTAACCCTATGATGGCGATGGCTGGTAAAATTACCATAGCTGAAGTAGAGGAATTAGTTCCTGAAGGAGAATTAGATCCAAATTTTATTCATACTCCAGGGATATTTGTACAACGAATATTCAAAGGAGAGAATTACGAAAAAAGAATTGAACAACGCACTGTAAGACAAAAAGGATAA
- a CDS encoding PSP1 domain-containing protein, giving the protein MGCSSCGSEGGCGSSDRGGCSNSGSCSSYKLNVYDWLNDIELPHGQKMFDCVEVRFKNSRKEFYRNVDELSLNVGDIVAVEAMSGHDIGTISLTGELVKKQMRKNKVAFDSEEIKKIYRLAKKGDIDKWFEAQNLEKETMYKARTIAIEQGLQMKISDVEYQGDKTKAIFYYTAESRVDFRELIKRLADEFKVRIEMKQIGVRQEASRLGGIGSCGRELCCSTWLTDFRSVSTSAARYQQLSLNPQKLAGQCGKLKCCLNYELDSYVDALKVFPDNNIKLKTAKGRAFFRKMDIFKGLMWYSYESEPIRFIELKVERVNEILALNKEGKEPQDLMDFVEKVIEVKQPNYENVVGQDSLTRFDKPKGSGNKNKRKKNNNRKPNSSTNGNNNPNSNNGNKPKTPQNNSGNKNGKKPNRKPNNNNRNNPKPEKS; this is encoded by the coding sequence ATGGGTTGTAGTAGTTGTGGTTCTGAAGGAGGTTGTGGCTCATCTGACAGAGGTGGATGTAGTAATAGTGGGTCTTGTAGTAGTTACAAATTAAATGTTTATGATTGGCTTAATGATATAGAACTTCCTCACGGACAAAAAATGTTTGATTGTGTTGAGGTACGATTTAAAAATAGTCGAAAAGAGTTTTATAGAAATGTTGATGAATTAAGCCTTAATGTTGGAGATATTGTGGCTGTTGAAGCTATGTCAGGACATGATATAGGAACAATTTCATTAACTGGTGAATTAGTTAAAAAACAAATGCGAAAAAACAAAGTAGCATTTGATTCTGAAGAGATAAAAAAAATATATCGATTAGCAAAAAAAGGTGATATCGACAAGTGGTTTGAAGCACAAAATCTTGAAAAAGAAACCATGTACAAAGCTAGAACTATAGCTATTGAACAAGGTCTTCAAATGAAAATTAGCGATGTAGAATATCAAGGAGATAAAACAAAAGCAATCTTTTATTACACTGCTGAATCGAGAGTTGATTTTAGAGAATTGATAAAACGATTGGCTGATGAATTCAAGGTTAGAATTGAAATGAAACAAATTGGTGTTAGGCAAGAAGCTAGCCGTTTAGGTGGAATTGGTTCTTGTGGTAGAGAGCTTTGTTGTTCTACTTGGCTAACCGATTTTAGATCTGTATCAACATCAGCAGCACGTTATCAACAACTTTCATTAAACCCTCAAAAACTTGCAGGCCAATGTGGAAAATTGAAGTGTTGTTTAAATTATGAGTTAGATAGCTATGTTGATGCATTAAAAGTATTCCCAGACAATAATATTAAGCTTAAAACCGCTAAAGGAAGAGCTTTTTTTAGAAAAATGGACATCTTTAAGGGGTTGATGTGGTACTCTTACGAAAGTGAACCAATTCGATTTATTGAATTAAAAGTTGAACGAGTAAATGAAATTCTTGCGCTTAACAAAGAAGGAAAAGAGCCACAAGATTTAATGGATTTTGTTGAAAAAGTAATAGAAGTTAAACAACCTAACTACGAAAACGTTGTTGGTCAAGACAGTTTAACTCGTTTTGATAAACCAAAAGGATCTGGGAATAAAAATAAACGCAAGAAAAACAACAATAGAAAACCTAATAGTTCTACTAACGGGAACAATAATCCTAATAGTAATAATGGAAACAAGCCTAAAACTCCACAAAACAATAGTGGAAACAAAAATGGGAAAAAACCAAACAGGAAGCCTAACAACAACAATAGAAATAATCCAAAACCTGAAAAAAGTTAA
- a CDS encoding gliding motility lipoprotein GldH — protein MPFKQLHTFLTDQKPIALISLVCLFLFSCDSNKMFEQYIEVENGVWKKENLAKFTVDVADTINAHNLYINVRNKGDYPYSNLYLFVTIEGPDGGMSTDTVNCILADKRGKWLGKGIGDLWDLRLPYIGGFKFAQSGNYIFTYEQAMRVENGLEGITDLGLRIERKDN, from the coding sequence ATGCCTTTTAAACAACTGCATACTTTTTTAACCGACCAAAAACCTATTGCTTTAATTTCTTTGGTTTGTCTTTTTCTATTTTCATGCGACAGCAACAAAATGTTTGAGCAATACATTGAAGTTGAAAATGGTGTTTGGAAAAAAGAAAATTTAGCAAAATTTACAGTTGATGTTGCGGATACAATTAACGCTCATAACTTATACATTAACGTAAGAAATAAGGGAGACTATCCTTATAGCAATTTATATTTATTTGTAACAATCGAAGGCCCTGATGGAGGTATGAGTACTGATACTGTAAATTGTATTTTAGCAGATAAACGTGGAAAATGGCTTGGAAAAGGAATTGGAGATTTATGGGATTTAAGACTTCCATACATCGGTGGGTTTAAGTTTGCTCAATCAGGAAACTATATATTTACTTATGAGCAGGCAATGCGTGTTGAAAATGGCTTAGAAGGTATTACAGATTTAGGATTGCGAATTGAACGAAAAGATAACTAA
- a CDS encoding phosphoglycerate kinase, translated as MQNISTFDFSNKKALIRVDFNVPLDENLNVTDNTRISAAIPTIKKVLNGGGAVILMSHLGRPKNGPEERFSLKHIINEIEKLLGSKVLFADNCIGAEAQTMSDNLKPGEVLLLENLRFYKHETAGDKNFAEQLAQHGDVYVNDAFGTAHRAHASTAIIAQFFPNNKMFGYLLEKEIESVSKVMDKSVSPVTAIVGGAKVSSKIIIIENLLDKVNNIIIGGGMTYTFIKALGGETGNSLVEDDYLEMAKDILLKAKAKNVAVLLPVDTLAADNFSNDANTQMCDTTAIPDGWMGLDISEQAIKDYTDCIVNSKTILWNGPMGVFEMEKFEKGTKAIAYAVAEATKKGAFTLVGGGDSVAAVNKFDLADEVSHVSTGGGAMLEYLEGKELPGIEAILN; from the coding sequence ATGCAAAATATTAGCACTTTCGATTTTTCAAATAAAAAAGCATTAATAAGAGTAGACTTTAATGTGCCTCTTGATGAGAATTTAAATGTTACGGATAACACAAGAATTAGTGCTGCAATTCCAACTATAAAAAAAGTGTTAAACGGTGGTGGAGCAGTGATTTTAATGTCTCACTTAGGAAGACCAAAAAATGGCCCAGAAGAACGGTTTTCTTTAAAGCATATTATTAATGAAATTGAAAAATTATTAGGCAGTAAAGTTTTGTTTGCAGATAATTGTATTGGAGCAGAAGCTCAAACTATGTCAGACAATTTAAAACCAGGAGAAGTTTTACTTTTAGAAAACTTGCGTTTTTATAAACACGAAACTGCTGGAGATAAAAATTTCGCAGAACAATTGGCTCAACATGGAGATGTTTATGTGAATGATGCTTTTGGAACAGCGCATAGAGCGCATGCTTCAACAGCAATTATTGCTCAATTTTTTCCTAACAATAAAATGTTTGGTTATTTGCTTGAAAAAGAAATTGAAAGTGTTTCTAAGGTTATGGACAAAAGTGTGTCTCCAGTTACTGCAATTGTAGGAGGAGCAAAAGTTTCTAGCAAAATAATTATAATAGAAAATTTATTGGATAAAGTAAACAACATTATTATTGGAGGAGGTATGACCTATACCTTTATTAAAGCTTTAGGAGGTGAAACAGGAAACTCTTTAGTTGAAGATGATTATTTAGAAATGGCAAAAGATATTTTACTAAAGGCAAAAGCAAAAAATGTAGCCGTTTTATTACCTGTTGACACACTTGCTGCAGATAATTTTAGTAATGATGCAAACACTCAAATGTGTGACACAACCGCTATTCCTGATGGCTGGATGGGTTTAGATATTAGTGAGCAAGCCATAAAAGATTATACTGACTGTATTGTAAATTCAAAAACCATTTTATGGAACGGGCCAATGGGTGTTTTTGAGATGGAAAAATTTGAAAAAGGTACAAAAGCTATTGCTTATGCTGTAGCTGAGGCAACAAAAAAAGGAGCTTTTACCTTAGTTGGAGGTGGCGATTCTGTAGCTGCTGTAAATAAATTTGATTTAGCCGATGAGGTAAGCCATGTAAGTACAGGGGGAGGTGCCATGTTAGAATATTTAGAAGGAAAAGAATTGCCAGGTATTGAAGCTATTTTGAATTAG